The Desmodus rotundus isolate HL8 chromosome 3, HLdesRot8A.1, whole genome shotgun sequence genome includes a region encoding these proteins:
- the RER1 gene encoding protein RER1 produces MSEGDSVGESVHGKPSVVYRFFTRLGQIYQSWLDKSTPYTAMRWVVTLGLSFVYMVRVYLLQGWYIVTYALGIYHLNLFIAFLSPKVDPSLMEDSDDGPSLPTRQNEEFRPFIRRLPEFKFWHAATKGILVAMVCTFFEAFNVPVFWPILVMYFIMLFCITMKRQIKHMIKYRYIPFTHGKRTYKGKEDVGKAFSS; encoded by the exons ATGTCCGAAGGTGACAGCGTCGGAGAGTCCGTCCACGGGAAGCCTTCTGTGGTGTACAGGTTCTTCACACGACTCGGGCAG ATCTATCAGTCCTGGCTGGACAAGTCGACGCCGTACACGGCCATGCGCTGGGTGGTGACGCTGGGCCTGAGCTTCGTCTACATGGTCCGAGTGTACCTGCTGCAG GGCTGGTACATCGTGACCTACGCTCTGGGAATCTACCACCTGAACCTTTTCATAGctttcctctctccaaaagtGGACCCTTCCTTGATGGAAGACTCAG ACGACGGCCCCTCACTACCCACGAGACAGAACGAGGAGTTCCGGCCGTTCATCCGACGGCTTCCGGAGTTTAAGTTTTG gcACGCGGCCACCAAGGGCATCCTGGTGGCCATGGTCTGCACCTTCTTTGAGGCGTTCAACGTGCCGGTGTTCTGGCCTATCCTGGTCATGTACTTCATCATGCTCTTCTGTATCACGATGAAGAGGCAGATCAAG CACATGATCAAGTACCGGTACATCCCGTTCACGCACGGCAAGAGGACGTACAAGGGGAAGGAGGACGTGGGCAAGGCGTTCTCCAGTTAA
- the PEX10 gene encoding peroxisome biogenesis factor 10: protein MAPEAASAPEVVRAAQKDDYYRGGLRSAAGSVLHSLAGAKTWLEWRKELELLSDAAYFGLTTLAGYQTLGEEYVGIIQVDPSQRQVPSRLRRGVLVALHTALPYLLDKALLHLEHELQTDSHSGRPSQGGLAPGTRGRSGARRWVHRQVAALTEQQRKALLRAVLVFRQGLGCLHRLHVAWFYIHGAFYHLAKRLAGVTYLRAHRSPAEDPRALASYRLLGLISLLHLALSVGLQLYGLRQRQRARREWKLHRGLSYRRSHTEEKAASRSSLCTLCLEERRHSTATPCGHLFCWECITQWCDTKTECPLCRDKFPPQKLVYLRHFR from the exons ATGGCTCCGGAGGCCGCCAGCGCCCCGGAGGTGGTTCGCGCGGCTCAAAAGGACGACTACTACCGTGGCGGGCTGCGGAGCGCGGCGGGCAGCGTCCTGCACAGCCTGGCGG GTGCGAAGACGTGGCTGGAGTGGAGGAAAGAGCTCGAGTTGCTGTCGGACGCAGCCTACTTCGGCCTCACCACACTTGCAG GCTACCAGACCCTCGGGGAGGAGTACGTCGGGATCATCCAGGTGGACCCGTCCCAGAGGCAGGTGCCCTCGAGGCTGCGCCGTGGTGTGCTGGTCGCGCTGCACACCGCCCTGCCCTACTTGCTGGACAAGGCCCTGCTGCACCTGGAGCACGAGCTACAGACCGACAGCCACAGTGGCCGACCCTCGCAGGGCGGCCTGGCACCTGGCACGCGGGGCCGGTCAGGAGCCAGGCGCTGGGTGCACCGGCAGGTGGCTGCCCTGACGGAGCAGCAGCGGAAGGCGCTGCTGCGGGCTGTGCTGGTGttcaggcagggcctgggctgcctTCATCGGCTCCACGTCGCTTGGTTCTACATACATGGCGCCTTCTACCACCTGGCCAAGAGGCTCGCCGGAGTCACCTAC CTCCGTGCCCACCGCTCACCTGCAGAGGACCCGAGGGCTCTTGCCAGCTACAGGCTGCTGGGCCTCATCTCCCTGCTGCACCTGGCGCTGTCCGTGGGCCTGCAACTCTACGGCCTCCGGCAGAGGCAGCGTGCCCGGAGGGAGTGGAAGCTGCACCGCGGCCTGTCCTACCGCAG gaGCCACACAGAAGAGAAAGCGGCTTCCAGAAGCAGCCTGTGCACCCTGTGCCTGGAGGAGCGCAGGCACTCCACAGCCACGCCCTGCGGCCACCTCTTCTGCTGGGAGTGCATCACCCAGTGGTGCGACACCAAG aCGGAGTGCCCCCTGTGCAGGGACAAGTTCCCGCCCCAGAAGCTCGTCTACCTGCGGCACTTCCggtga